The following nucleotide sequence is from Acidobacteriota bacterium.
GTTGGTGGCACGAACCGGGCATTGTCGTGCTGCCGACCGGGTCCGCTTGCTGACGCGCGCGGCACTGTGACGCAAAAGCAGGTCCTTCGTCGCTGCGCTCCTCAGGATGACAGCATGGAGGGCATATCGGCGTGAACCACCGCTCACTCCCGCTCGCGAGGGCGACCAGCGGGAGTCCTTGCCCACGCCGCCCGGCGATGGTCGGCGGGGCCTATTTTCCGGTGAAGACTTTGAAGAGTTTGGCGATGGGGTCGTAGTATTCGTCCACTACGCGTTCCTTCAGCGGGATGATGGCGTTGTCGGTGATGTGGATGTCCTCGGGGCAGACCTCCGTGCAGCACTTGGTGATGTTGCATAGGCCCAGGCCGCCTTCATTCTTGAGAAAGTCCAGGCGCGAGGCGGTGTCGAGCGGGTGCATCTCCAGGTTGGCGATGCGCACGAAGAAGCGCGGGCCGGCGAACTCGGCTTTCTTATCGTGGTTGCGCAGCACGTGGCAGACGTCCTGGCACAGGAAGCACTCGATGCACTTGCGGAACTCCTGCACGCGGTCCATATCTTTCTGGTCCATGGACCACTTGGCGTCCTTGGCGGGGGTGAACGGCTTGATCTTTTTGTTGACCTCGTAGTTCCAGGAAACGTCGGTGACCAAATCCTTGATGCGCGGAAACGTTTTCAGCGGATAGACCACGATCTCCTCGCCGTCGGCGAAGTCGTCCAGGCGCGTCTTGCACATCAGCTTCGGCTTGCCGTTGACCTCGGCCGAGCACGAGCCGCACTTGGCCGCTTTGCAGTTCCAGCGCACGGCCAGATCGGGCGCTTCGTGCGCCTGGATGTAGTGGACCGCGTCGAGCACCACCCAACCCTCGGCCACGGGGACGCGATAGGTTTTCTCTTCGTGCTGCTCCGCCGAGCCTGTCGAGATTCTGAATGTAACGTCTGGCATATGCTTGTCTCTCCGCTAGGCAATGTTCATTGGTCGTTGTCGTATTAGTGCGCGTCCTCTTAGTGCGCTTCGTCGAACAGCTTGGACAACTCCGGCGGCATCTGCGGGAGCGGCGAGGTGACCAGCTTCATGGCGTCGCCATCCTTTGAAATAATATGGTTGACCTTGCCCCACTCAGGCGAGAGCTTCGGGTGGTCGAGGCGCGTGTGCGCGCCGCGGCTCTCCTCACGGGCCAACGCCGAACGCGCGATAGCCTCCGAAGTGTTCAGCAAGTTGCGCAGATCGTAGGCCAGGTGCCAGCCTGAAACCGCGCCATTTGGAAATCCCGGGAAAGACTGAACGAATTACACCGCATCGTTGGCGCTGCTGGCGGGCGAGCGGGATTGTGGGGGAACGCAAAGAGCGGGGAATAGTGAGTAGGCAATAGGTATTGAGGAAAGATTCGGGCAGAAATCACTACTGGAGATCAACCCCAGAGCAGCACGGCGCTGGCAATCGTTCCGGCAATGGCGGCGCCGTAGCACAGCACTGCCAACAAGGTCTTGCCGCCGTGGATGCCGAGGTCAAACAGCGTGAAGCGGAAGCGGTGCGCCCAGTGGAACAGCGGCAGCGAGATCAGCACGAAGCAATAGAGCCGCGCGAGGGGGTGGGACAGCAAAGCCTGCACGCGGGAATAATCCAGCGCATGCTCGGGAAGGATTCCGAGCGGCCAGGCAATCCCGGTGAGGAATATGTGGATGGGCATCAGGAAAGCGGCCACCACGCCGCCTGCTGAGAATAAGGACCAAAAAATCGGTTCATTCGATTTCGCCATGTGTCATCTCTTCCAACTCAGACCTGCCAACTCAGGCCTGTCAACTTAGGCCTGCCAAACGACCCATGCCAGCACCGCGGACGCCACTACCCAAGCCACATAGTTGGGCAGAATGATCATCGAGTCCGGGACGCGCTCCTCGCCGCGGCGGATGGCCATGGCCCGTGGAGTTGCTTGAAACCAGGTGATGGTGTGCAGCAGCGCGAAGGCCAGCGCGACAACATGAATCACAATCGCCGACGGCGAGCGCAATCCTTCCAGAAAAGAGGCGTAGGCCTGCGGCCCCTCCGAGTGGCGCTTCAGCAGCATCAAGAACCAAAACGCGTACCCGCCCACGAAGAGGCAACTAAGTTCTCGCAGCATGAAAAGCAGGTATGGCGGACGCTTGGTCCACCACAACGCGGGCATCGGACGGATGTAGGGTTTCAGGTCCATGCTTTTATTTCCTGGCGCCAAAGGGCCATAACACTTCCTGGAACCAGTCGACGGTGCTGGCCAGCTTGGCCTGCTGGATAGCGCCGGCCGGGTCCACATGTTTGGGACACACCGTCGAGCAATCCCCGACAAAGGTGCAATTCCAGATGCCCTCGTGGCTGGCGATGACTTCCTGGCGGGCAGCGCGCCCTTCATCGCGCGAGTCATTGTTGTAGCGCTGCGCCAGCGCAATGGCGGCAGGCCCGATGAAGTCCGGCTCCAGGCCCATCTGCGGACAGGCGGCATAACAGAGCAGGCAATTGATGCACATGCTCAAATCCTTGAACTGCGCGTGCTGCGCCGGGGTCTGCAGGTGCTCGCCTTCCGCCAGCGGTTTGGGTTGCTTGCGCACCAGCCAGGGCTGGACGCTCTTCAGCTTTACCAGGAAATCCTCGAGCCGAATGATCAAATCGCGCTGCACTGGGAAATTGGCCAGCGGTTCCACCCGAACCGGGTTCGGATAGTAGTCGCGCAGGAAGGCGGCGCAGGTGAGCTTGGGAACACCGTTGACCATCATCCCGCAGCTTCCACAGACGCCCATGCGGCAAGACCACCGATAGGAAAGGGTTCCGTCGAGCTGGTCCTTAATGAAGTTGAGTGCATCCAGCACGACCCAATCTTCTCTATATGGAACCTCATAGGTTTCGATGCGAGGTTCTCCACCCTGCTCGGGCGAATACCGAAAGATTTCCAGGCGCATGGTTGCGTCGAGGCTGCTATTTGCCATAAACACGTTCTCCAGGTGGCCAGCGGGTAATGACCACGTCCTTGTAGGCGATGCGCGGAGCCCCGTCGGTGCGATAGGCCAGGCTGTGTTTCAGGAAATTGGCGTCATCGCGCGGGACAAAATCGGTGCGCTGGTGCGAGCCGCGCGACTCTTTGCGCTGGAGAGCGGAATGCATCACCGCCGCGGAGATCTCCAGCATGAATTCGAGTTCCATCGCGGTTATCAACTCGGTGTTGAACGAGACGCTGCGGTCGTCGAGCTGCACATTTTGAAAACGCTCTTTGAGCGCCGCCAGCGCGGCGCATCCTTTGCTGAGTTTTTCTTCCGTGCGATAAATCCCCGCGCCCGCCTCCATCGCCAGGTTCATCTCCGAGCGAATGGTGGCGATGCGCTCCTTGCCCCCCTGCTTGCGGATGTATTGCACGGCGATGCGCTGCTGCTCGGCGTCGGCCTGCGCCGCGAGCTTTCCGCTGGCCACGCCCGGTTGCTGTTGAGCAAACGCCGCCGCGGCCTTGGCGGCGCGCGAGCCAAAAACAAGCAACTCGGTGAGGGAGTTCGAGCCCAGCCGGTTGGCTCCATTCAGACTCACGCAAGCGCACTCCCCGGCGGCGTAGAGTCCGGGCAGCGAGGTGGCGCCATTTATGTCTGTGTCGATGCCGCCCATCATGTAATGAACCACGGGCCGCACCGGAATCGGCTGATACACCGGATCAATGCCGGCGTAGTTCTTGGCCAGCTCGCGGACAAACGGCAGATTCTTGTTGATCTTCGCCTCGCCCAGATGGCGTATGTCGAGATGCACCACGTTGCCGTAAGGGGAAGGGATGGTGCGTCCCTTCTGCTCCTCATGCACGAAGGCCTGGGAGAGCCGGTCGCGCGGACCCAGTTCCATGCCGCGTAGCCGGGGCCAGGGGTCGGCCGGCCCTAGGCCGTAATCCTGAAGATAGCGGTAACCGTCCTTGTTGACCAGAATGCCGCCCTCGCCGCGCGCCGCCTCGGTAATCAGGATGCCCGTGCCCGGCAGCCCGGTGGGATGATACTGCACAAACTCCATGTCTTTCAGCGCCACGCCCTCGCGGTAGGCCAAGCCCATGCCGTCGCCGGTCTTGATGGCGCCATTGGTGGTGAACGGGAAGATGCGGCCCCCGCCGCCGGTGCAAATGATGACTGACTTGGCCAGCAACGCCTTCAACTGGCCGGTGAGCAACTGCATGGCGGCCACGCCCTGGCAGCGCCCGTCCTCCACCAGGAGTTTCGAAACAAACCACTCGTCATACCACTGGATGTTGGGGAATTGCAGAGCCGTCTGGTAGAGCGTATGCAGCATGTGGAAGCCGGTCTTGTCGGCGGCGAACCAGGTGCGCGCAATCTTCATGCCGCCGAACGGCCGCACGGCGACGTGCCCGTCCGCCTCGCGGCTCCACGGGCAGCCCCAGTGCTCCATGCGCAGCAACTCCGAGGGCGCCTCGCTGACAAACGCTTCGATGACATCCTGATCGCCCAGCCAGTCGGAGCCTGAAATCGTGTCGTAGCAGTGCGCGTCATGGCTGTCTTCGGATTTGATGACGGCGGCGGCGCCGCCCTCGGCGGCCACGGTGTGGCTGCGCATCGGATAAACCTTGGAGACCACCCCGATGCGGAGTTTGGGGAAGGACTCCCCGAATTCGATGGCCGCGCGCAGACCCGCGCCTCCGCCTCCGACAATCAAAACGTCATGCTCACGGCTTTCCATAAGTTACTTCTCGCTCGGTAACGGCCACGGGGGAATTCAAAAGAATCTATTCTGACCTCGCTCGTTGGCGCTGTCAAGCAATTCGTGTAGGTAAAGCGGTCCAGTGAGTTGCTGCGCAAGGAAGCATTGACAGCCACCACCAGCCCGCCCGGGAAACAACTGGCCCCAGAGAGTGGAGCGGTCTGAAGCAGGGTCCCAAAAGGATTAATTTTTGGCTGTATCTCCCTTGCTGTCAAGAGTATTGTGATTTTTGCTGCTGACTTTATGCGGTGATTGGGTTAGCATCACTATCTGTCCGCTCATACGCTGGCCCGCCATACTGATGGCCAGACGAGCGGGGAGAACAGGCTTTTTGCTATGTGTTTTGGGAATTGTTAGCCGGCTACAGATCGCCAGCCCGCTAGAATCGAAACGCTCACGCGTAATTAAACTATAACGAGGTAACCGATGT
It contains:
- a CDS encoding succinate dehydrogenase/fumarate reductase iron-sulfur subunit, with amino-acid sequence MPDVTFRISTGSAEQHEEKTYRVPVAEGWVVLDAVHYIQAHEAPDLAVRWNCKAAKCGSCSAEVNGKPKLMCKTRLDDFADGEEIVVYPLKTFPRIKDLVTDVSWNYEVNKKIKPFTPAKDAKWSMDQKDMDRVQEFRKCIECFLCQDVCHVLRNHDKKAEFAGPRFFVRIANLEMHPLDTASRLDFLKNEGGLGLCNITKCCTEVCPEDIHITDNAIIPLKERVVDEYYDPIAKLFKVFTGK
- a CDS encoding fumarate reductase subunit D, translating into MAKSNEPIFWSLFSAGGVVAAFLMPIHIFLTGIAWPLGILPEHALDYSRVQALLSHPLARLYCFVLISLPLFHWAHRFRFTLFDLGIHGGKTLLAVLCYGAAIAGTIASAVLLWG
- a CDS encoding fumarate reductase subunit C (part of four member fumarate reductase enzyme complex FrdABCD which catalyzes the reduction of fumarate to succinate during anaerobic respiration; FrdCD are the membrane components which interact with quinone and are involved in electron transfer; FrdAB are the catalytic subcomplex consisting of a flavoprotein subunit and an iron-sulfur subunit, respectively; the catalytic subunits are similar to succinate dehydrogenase SdhAB), with translation MWTRPALSSRPSWPAPSTGSRKCYGPLAPGNKSMDLKPYIRPMPALWWTKRPPYLLFMLRELSCLFVGGYAFWFLMLLKRHSEGPQAYASFLEGLRSPSAIVIHVVALAFALLHTITWFQATPRAMAIRRGEERVPDSMIILPNYVAWVVASAVLAWVVWQA
- a CDS encoding succinate dehydrogenase/fumarate reductase iron-sulfur subunit, whose translation is MANSSLDATMRLEIFRYSPEQGGEPRIETYEVPYREDWVVLDALNFIKDQLDGTLSYRWSCRMGVCGSCGMMVNGVPKLTCAAFLRDYYPNPVRVEPLANFPVQRDLIIRLEDFLVKLKSVQPWLVRKQPKPLAEGEHLQTPAQHAQFKDLSMCINCLLCYAACPQMGLEPDFIGPAAIALAQRYNNDSRDEGRAARQEVIASHEGIWNCTFVGDCSTVCPKHVDPAGAIQQAKLASTVDWFQEVLWPFGARK
- a CDS encoding fumarate reductase (quinol) flavoprotein subunit — its product is MESREHDVLIVGGGGAGLRAAIEFGESFPKLRIGVVSKVYPMRSHTVAAEGGAAAVIKSEDSHDAHCYDTISGSDWLGDQDVIEAFVSEAPSELLRMEHWGCPWSREADGHVAVRPFGGMKIARTWFAADKTGFHMLHTLYQTALQFPNIQWYDEWFVSKLLVEDGRCQGVAAMQLLTGQLKALLAKSVIICTGGGGRIFPFTTNGAIKTGDGMGLAYREGVALKDMEFVQYHPTGLPGTGILITEAARGEGGILVNKDGYRYLQDYGLGPADPWPRLRGMELGPRDRLSQAFVHEEQKGRTIPSPYGNVVHLDIRHLGEAKINKNLPFVRELAKNYAGIDPVYQPIPVRPVVHYMMGGIDTDINGATSLPGLYAAGECACVSLNGANRLGSNSLTELLVFGSRAAKAAAAFAQQQPGVASGKLAAQADAEQQRIAVQYIRKQGGKERIATIRSEMNLAMEAGAGIYRTEEKLSKGCAALAALKERFQNVQLDDRSVSFNTELITAMELEFMLEISAAVMHSALQRKESRGSHQRTDFVPRDDANFLKHSLAYRTDGAPRIAYKDVVITRWPPGERVYGK